A genomic stretch from Mastacembelus armatus chromosome 12, fMasArm1.2, whole genome shotgun sequence includes:
- the ulk1b gene encoding serine/threonine-protein kinase ULK1 isoform X6, whose amino-acid sequence METVGKFEFSRKDLIGHGAFAVVFKGRHREKHDWEVAVKCINKKNLAKSQTLLGKEIKILKELKHENIVELLDFQETASSVYLVMEYCNGGDLADYLHSKGTLSEDTIRVFLQQIAGAMRVLQAKGIIHRDLKPQNILLSYPPGRKSHSNNTCIKIADFGFARHLQNNMMAATLCGSPMYMAPEVIMSQNYDAKADLWSIGTIVFQCLTGKAPFQASSPQDLRLFYEKNKNLTPNIPRETSSHLRQLLLGLLQRNHKDRIDFDEFFCHPFLEASPSIKKTTPTVTMTCFPSSASASSCSSSSTSHLASPPQSLAEVQHLRAKALASPTQEAAGFLLKDSSGGGGSSKNSSSCDTDDFVMVPAHFTSELTCESKVLQDSLMNSGPTEFLGNNCGGNYGNHGQSLPIPVPTQVHNYQRMEQNLHSTKQDDSPRLSTPVRRCSSGSSLGFTRTGPSPPYGQGAVTTNRRLSLGGARPFQLSPQAPQYTEFRPTSQQHPQTTGLGTRLHSAPCLLECAGGNGRHKMRKQFSDPVVVPSAGLMAVCPLHSSPRLSELMQRNPLPTILGSPSRTMPPFEFPKPPSSPNLVTFLTQQGLVMGSPCSRTVPVEPREPGLQASPQITQPPHCIHRLNDDTKCFGRSQSAGRLSDMLLMAAFGPGGPAGERGSTENLTTEKAIDITVPPSGGGGLASSPAQVVFTVGSPPSGSTPPHTSRQRKYSGSFTSVSPASSFTSRHPLAGTYLDGFEAPSSPRYSFTDPITANMGGPVTFEAPELPEETLMEQEHTDTVQRLRFMLDFARCLIEVAGARSVAVGGEQRDISHPSLLQQQSMVADQISSLSREWSYAEQLVLYLKTAELLSTALHTAMDRVKQGRLYPSATVKQVVRRLNELYKSSVASCRSLSTRLERFFSRKHRLIDQITSITAERLLFNHTVQMVQAAALDEMFHHGEASVVRYHKALLLMEGLSLLLTEHEDILRVSKCKECIERRLTALQSGLCV is encoded by the exons gaactgaaacatgaaaacattgttGAGTTACTGGACTTTCAG GAAACTGCCAGTTCAGTGTACCTGGTAATGGAG TACTGCAATGGGGGCGACCTCGCTGACTACTTACACT CCAAAGGCACGCTGAGTGAGGACACTATTCGGGTTTTCCTGCAGCAGATTGCAGGGGCCATGAGGGTCCTGCAGGCTAAAGGCATAATTCACAGAGACCTTAAACCTCAGAACATTTTGCTCTCCTACCCACCAGGACGCAAGTCCCACTCCAACAACACCTGCATCAAGATTG CGGATTTTGGCTTTGCTAGGCACCTTCAGAACAACATGATGGCTGCAACACTCTGTGGTTCCCCCATGTACATG gcTCCTGAGGTCATTATGTCCCAAAACTATGATGCCAAGGCAGACCTGTGGAGTATAGGAACTatagtgtttcagtgtctgacaGGAAAGGCTCCTTTCCAG GCTAGCAGCCCCCAGGACCTCCGGCtgttttatgaaaaaaacaagaatcTCACACCCAA TATCCCCAGAGAAACTTCAAGCCATCTGAGACAGCTGCTGCTGGGCCTGCTGCAGCGCAACCACAAGGATCGCATTGACTTTG ATGAATTTTTTTGTCATCCTTTCCTGGAGGCTAGCCCATCCATTAAAAAGA CAACTCCTACTGTGACCATGACCTGCTTCCCAAGCTCTGCATCGGCCAGCTCTTGTAGCAGCTCTTCCACCTCTCATCTTGCCTCACCACCG CAGTCTCTTGCTGAGGTTCAGCATTTGCGTGCCAAAGCTCTGGCTTCCCCTACCCAGGAGGCCGCTGGTTTTCTCCTCAAGGACTCGTCTGGAGGGGGCGGCAGCAGCAAGAACTCCTCCTCCTGTGACACAGATGACTTTGTCATGGTGCCTGCTCACTTCACCA GTGAGCTGACATGTGAGAGTAAAGTGCTACAGGACAGCCTAATGAACAGCGG GCCCACTGAGTTCTTGGGAAATAACTGTGGAGGTAACTATGGAAACCATGGACAGTCTTTGCCTATCCCAGTCCCCACTCAGGTCCACAACTACCAGCGCATGGAGCAGAACCTCCATTCTACCAAACAGGATGACTCACCACG actgTCGACACCAGTGCGGCGTTGCAGCAGTGGAAGTTCATTGGGTTTCACTCGGACTGGGCCGTCACCACCCTACGGGCAAGGAGCTGTCACTACAAACCGTAGGCTTTCCCTAGGAGGTGCCAGACCTTTCCAGCTCTCCCCTCAAG ctccTCAGTACACTGAATTCCGGCCAACTTCTCAGCAACACCCACAGACGACAGGACTGGGCACACGGCTCCACAGTGCTCCCTGTCTGTTGGAGTGTGCCGGTGGCAACGGCAGACACAAGATGCGTAAGCAGTTTTCAGACCCAGTGGTAGTCCCTTCGGCAGGCCTGATGGCTGTCTGCCCCCTACACTCGTCACCCAGACTGAGTGAACTAATGCAGCGCAACCCTCTTCCCACTATCCTGGGCTCGCCTTCTAGG ACTATGCCTCCGTTTGAATTCCCTAAGCCTCCCAGCTCACCGAACCTTGTGACCTTCCTTACACAGCAAGGTTTAGTCATGGGCTCGCCTTGCAGCAGGACTGTCCCAGTAGAGCCTAGAGAGCCAGGACTGCAAGCATCTCCACAGATCACCCAACCTCCACACTGCATCCACAGACTTAATGATGATACCAAGTGTTTTGGAAG GTCTCAGAGTGCTGGTCGTCTGTCTGACATGCTGCTGATGGCTGCATTTGGACCAGGTGGACCTGCAGGTGAACGAGGCAGCACAGAGAACCTGACTACAGAAAAAGCCATAGACATAACAG TGCCCCCCAGTGGTGGAGGAGGACTTGCCAGCAGCCCAGCACAAGTGGTTTTCACTGTGGGCTCTCCTCCCAGCGGCAGCACCCCACCTCATACCTCCAGACAGAGGAAATACTCAG GCTCATTCACTTCAGTCAGCCCCGCAAGCTCCTTCACGAGCCGGCACCCACTGGCAGGCACCTATCTGGATGGCTTTGAAGCACCTTCTAGTCCTCGTTACAGTTTCACTGATCCTATCACAGCCAACATGGGCGGTCCTGTAACCTTCGAGGCTCCTGAACTGCCTGAGGAGACACTGATGGAG CAGGAGCATACAGACACTGTACAAAGACTGCGTTTCATGTTGGATTTCGCCCGCTGTCTGATTGAGGTGGCTGGAGCCCGGAGTGTTGCGGTGGGGGGGGAGCAGAGGGACATTTctcatccctccctccttcAACAGCAAAGCATGGTAGCCGATCAGATAAGCTCACTGAGCCGAGAGTGGAG ttaTGCAGAACAGTTGGTTCTCTACCTAAAGACTGCAGAACTCTTGTCCACTGCCTTACATACAGCCATGGACCGAGTTAAACAGGGCAGACTCTACCCATCCGCTACAGTCAAACAAG TAGTGAGGAGGTTAAATGAGCTCTACAAGTCCAGTGTGGCATCATGTCGCTCACTCAGCACCCGTCTGGAGCGTTTCTTTTCCAGGAAGCACCGTCTAATAGACCAAATCACATCCATCACAGCTGAGCGCCTGCTATTCAACCACACTGTGCAGATG GTTCAAGCTGCTGCGCTGGATGAGATGTTCCACCATGGGGAAGCATCAGTTGTGCGCTACCATAAAGCTCTCCTGCTGATGGAAGGCTTGTCTCTGCTGCTCACTGAACATGAAGACATCCTCAGAGTTAGCAAAT gTAAGGAGTGCATTGAACGCCGCCTCACAGCTTTGCAGTCAGGGCTCTGTGTTTGA
- the ulk1b gene encoding serine/threonine-protein kinase ULK1 isoform X3 produces METVGKFEFSRKDLIGHGAFAVVFKGRHREKHDWEVAVKCINKKNLAKSQTLLGKEIKILKELKHENIVELLDFQETASSVYLVMEYCNGGDLADYLHSKGTLSEDTIRVFLQQIAGAMRVLQAKGIIHRDLKPQNILLSYPPGRKSHSNNTCIKIADFGFARHLQNNMMAATLCGSPMYMAPEVIMSQNYDAKADLWSIGTIVFQCLTGKAPFQASSPQDLRLFYEKNKNLTPNIPRETSSHLRQLLLGLLQRNHKDRIDFDEFFCHPFLEASPSIKKTTPTVTMTCFPSSASASSCSSSSTSHLASPPQSLAEVQHLRAKALASPTQEAAGFLLKDSSGGGGSSKNSSSCDTDDFVMVPAHFTSELTCESKVLQDSLMNSGSLLASAGLGSQAKTPPQSPSYSGSPSAVRPTEFLGNNCGGNYGNHGQSLPIPVPTQVHNYQRMEQNLHSTKQDDSPRLSTPVRRCSSGSSLGFTRTGPSPPYGQGAVTTNRRLSLGGARPFQLSPQAPQYTEFRPTSQQHPQTTGLGTRLHSAPCLLECAGGNGRHKMRKQFSDPVVVPSAGLMAVCPLHSSPRLSELMQRNPLPTILGSPSRTMPPFEFPKPPSSPNLVTFLTQQGLVMGSPCSRTVPVEPREPGLQASPQITQPPHCIHRLNDDTKCFGRSQSAGRLSDMLLMAAFGPGGPAGERGSTENLTTEKAIDITVPPSGGGGLASSPAQVVFTVGSPPSGSTPPHTSRQRKYSGSFTSVSPASSFTSRHPLAGTYLDGFEAPSSPRYSFTDPITANMGGPVTFEAPELPEETLMEQEHTDTVQRLRFMLDFARCLIEVAGARSVAVGGEQRDISHPSLLQQQSMVADQISSLSREWSYAEQLVLYLKTAELLSTALHTAMDRVKQGRLYPSATVKQVVRRLNELYKSSVASCRSLSTRLERFFSRKHRLIDQITSITAERLLFNHTVQMVQAAALDEMFHHGEASVVRYHKALLLMEGLSLLLTEHEDILRVSKCKECIERRLTALQSGLCV; encoded by the exons gaactgaaacatgaaaacattgttGAGTTACTGGACTTTCAG GAAACTGCCAGTTCAGTGTACCTGGTAATGGAG TACTGCAATGGGGGCGACCTCGCTGACTACTTACACT CCAAAGGCACGCTGAGTGAGGACACTATTCGGGTTTTCCTGCAGCAGATTGCAGGGGCCATGAGGGTCCTGCAGGCTAAAGGCATAATTCACAGAGACCTTAAACCTCAGAACATTTTGCTCTCCTACCCACCAGGACGCAAGTCCCACTCCAACAACACCTGCATCAAGATTG CGGATTTTGGCTTTGCTAGGCACCTTCAGAACAACATGATGGCTGCAACACTCTGTGGTTCCCCCATGTACATG gcTCCTGAGGTCATTATGTCCCAAAACTATGATGCCAAGGCAGACCTGTGGAGTATAGGAACTatagtgtttcagtgtctgacaGGAAAGGCTCCTTTCCAG GCTAGCAGCCCCCAGGACCTCCGGCtgttttatgaaaaaaacaagaatcTCACACCCAA TATCCCCAGAGAAACTTCAAGCCATCTGAGACAGCTGCTGCTGGGCCTGCTGCAGCGCAACCACAAGGATCGCATTGACTTTG ATGAATTTTTTTGTCATCCTTTCCTGGAGGCTAGCCCATCCATTAAAAAGA CAACTCCTACTGTGACCATGACCTGCTTCCCAAGCTCTGCATCGGCCAGCTCTTGTAGCAGCTCTTCCACCTCTCATCTTGCCTCACCACCG CAGTCTCTTGCTGAGGTTCAGCATTTGCGTGCCAAAGCTCTGGCTTCCCCTACCCAGGAGGCCGCTGGTTTTCTCCTCAAGGACTCGTCTGGAGGGGGCGGCAGCAGCAAGAACTCCTCCTCCTGTGACACAGATGACTTTGTCATGGTGCCTGCTCACTTCACCA GTGAGCTGACATGTGAGAGTAAAGTGCTACAGGACAGCCTAATGAACAGCGG CTCTCTTCTGGCTTCTGCTGGGCTGGGCAGCCAAGCCAAAACACCACCACAGTCGCCATCTTATAGTGGCTCTCCAAGTGCTGTGAG GCCCACTGAGTTCTTGGGAAATAACTGTGGAGGTAACTATGGAAACCATGGACAGTCTTTGCCTATCCCAGTCCCCACTCAGGTCCACAACTACCAGCGCATGGAGCAGAACCTCCATTCTACCAAACAGGATGACTCACCACG actgTCGACACCAGTGCGGCGTTGCAGCAGTGGAAGTTCATTGGGTTTCACTCGGACTGGGCCGTCACCACCCTACGGGCAAGGAGCTGTCACTACAAACCGTAGGCTTTCCCTAGGAGGTGCCAGACCTTTCCAGCTCTCCCCTCAAG ctccTCAGTACACTGAATTCCGGCCAACTTCTCAGCAACACCCACAGACGACAGGACTGGGCACACGGCTCCACAGTGCTCCCTGTCTGTTGGAGTGTGCCGGTGGCAACGGCAGACACAAGATGCGTAAGCAGTTTTCAGACCCAGTGGTAGTCCCTTCGGCAGGCCTGATGGCTGTCTGCCCCCTACACTCGTCACCCAGACTGAGTGAACTAATGCAGCGCAACCCTCTTCCCACTATCCTGGGCTCGCCTTCTAGG ACTATGCCTCCGTTTGAATTCCCTAAGCCTCCCAGCTCACCGAACCTTGTGACCTTCCTTACACAGCAAGGTTTAGTCATGGGCTCGCCTTGCAGCAGGACTGTCCCAGTAGAGCCTAGAGAGCCAGGACTGCAAGCATCTCCACAGATCACCCAACCTCCACACTGCATCCACAGACTTAATGATGATACCAAGTGTTTTGGAAG GTCTCAGAGTGCTGGTCGTCTGTCTGACATGCTGCTGATGGCTGCATTTGGACCAGGTGGACCTGCAGGTGAACGAGGCAGCACAGAGAACCTGACTACAGAAAAAGCCATAGACATAACAG TGCCCCCCAGTGGTGGAGGAGGACTTGCCAGCAGCCCAGCACAAGTGGTTTTCACTGTGGGCTCTCCTCCCAGCGGCAGCACCCCACCTCATACCTCCAGACAGAGGAAATACTCAG GCTCATTCACTTCAGTCAGCCCCGCAAGCTCCTTCACGAGCCGGCACCCACTGGCAGGCACCTATCTGGATGGCTTTGAAGCACCTTCTAGTCCTCGTTACAGTTTCACTGATCCTATCACAGCCAACATGGGCGGTCCTGTAACCTTCGAGGCTCCTGAACTGCCTGAGGAGACACTGATGGAG CAGGAGCATACAGACACTGTACAAAGACTGCGTTTCATGTTGGATTTCGCCCGCTGTCTGATTGAGGTGGCTGGAGCCCGGAGTGTTGCGGTGGGGGGGGAGCAGAGGGACATTTctcatccctccctccttcAACAGCAAAGCATGGTAGCCGATCAGATAAGCTCACTGAGCCGAGAGTGGAG ttaTGCAGAACAGTTGGTTCTCTACCTAAAGACTGCAGAACTCTTGTCCACTGCCTTACATACAGCCATGGACCGAGTTAAACAGGGCAGACTCTACCCATCCGCTACAGTCAAACAAG TAGTGAGGAGGTTAAATGAGCTCTACAAGTCCAGTGTGGCATCATGTCGCTCACTCAGCACCCGTCTGGAGCGTTTCTTTTCCAGGAAGCACCGTCTAATAGACCAAATCACATCCATCACAGCTGAGCGCCTGCTATTCAACCACACTGTGCAGATG GTTCAAGCTGCTGCGCTGGATGAGATGTTCCACCATGGGGAAGCATCAGTTGTGCGCTACCATAAAGCTCTCCTGCTGATGGAAGGCTTGTCTCTGCTGCTCACTGAACATGAAGACATCCTCAGAGTTAGCAAAT gTAAGGAGTGCATTGAACGCCGCCTCACAGCTTTGCAGTCAGGGCTCTGTGTTTGA
- the ulk1b gene encoding serine/threonine-protein kinase ULK1 isoform X5 gives METVGKFEFSRKDLIGHGAFAVVFKGRHREKHDWEVAVKCINKKNLAKSQTLLGKEIKILKELKHENIVELLDFQETASSVYLVMEYCNGGDLADYLHSKGTLSEDTIRVFLQQIAGAMRVLQAKGIIHRDLKPQNILLSYPPGRKSHSNNTCIKIADFGFARHLQNNMMAATLCGSPMYMAPEVIMSQNYDAKADLWSIGTIVFQCLTGKAPFQASSPQDLRLFYEKNKNLTPNIPRETSSHLRQLLLGLLQRNHKDRIDFDEFFCHPFLEASPSIKKTTPTVTMTCFPSSASASSCSSSSTSHLASPPQSLAEVQHLRAKALASPTQEAAGFLLKDSSGGGGSSKNSSSCDTDDFVMVPAHFTTGELTCESKVLQDSLMNSGPTEFLGNNCGGNYGNHGQSLPIPVPTQVHNYQRMEQNLHSTKQDDSPRLSTPVRRCSSGSSLGFTRTGPSPPYGQGAVTTNRRLSLGGARPFQLSPQAPQYTEFRPTSQQHPQTTGLGTRLHSAPCLLECAGGNGRHKMRKQFSDPVVVPSAGLMAVCPLHSSPRLSELMQRNPLPTILGSPSRTMPPFEFPKPPSSPNLVTFLTQQGLVMGSPCSRTVPVEPREPGLQASPQITQPPHCIHRLNDDTKCFGRSQSAGRLSDMLLMAAFGPGGPAGERGSTENLTTEKAIDITVPPSGGGGLASSPAQVVFTVGSPPSGSTPPHTSRQRKYSGSFTSVSPASSFTSRHPLAGTYLDGFEAPSSPRYSFTDPITANMGGPVTFEAPELPEETLMEQEHTDTVQRLRFMLDFARCLIEVAGARSVAVGGEQRDISHPSLLQQQSMVADQISSLSREWSYAEQLVLYLKTAELLSTALHTAMDRVKQGRLYPSATVKQVVRRLNELYKSSVASCRSLSTRLERFFSRKHRLIDQITSITAERLLFNHTVQMVQAAALDEMFHHGEASVVRYHKALLLMEGLSLLLTEHEDILRVSKCKECIERRLTALQSGLCV, from the exons gaactgaaacatgaaaacattgttGAGTTACTGGACTTTCAG GAAACTGCCAGTTCAGTGTACCTGGTAATGGAG TACTGCAATGGGGGCGACCTCGCTGACTACTTACACT CCAAAGGCACGCTGAGTGAGGACACTATTCGGGTTTTCCTGCAGCAGATTGCAGGGGCCATGAGGGTCCTGCAGGCTAAAGGCATAATTCACAGAGACCTTAAACCTCAGAACATTTTGCTCTCCTACCCACCAGGACGCAAGTCCCACTCCAACAACACCTGCATCAAGATTG CGGATTTTGGCTTTGCTAGGCACCTTCAGAACAACATGATGGCTGCAACACTCTGTGGTTCCCCCATGTACATG gcTCCTGAGGTCATTATGTCCCAAAACTATGATGCCAAGGCAGACCTGTGGAGTATAGGAACTatagtgtttcagtgtctgacaGGAAAGGCTCCTTTCCAG GCTAGCAGCCCCCAGGACCTCCGGCtgttttatgaaaaaaacaagaatcTCACACCCAA TATCCCCAGAGAAACTTCAAGCCATCTGAGACAGCTGCTGCTGGGCCTGCTGCAGCGCAACCACAAGGATCGCATTGACTTTG ATGAATTTTTTTGTCATCCTTTCCTGGAGGCTAGCCCATCCATTAAAAAGA CAACTCCTACTGTGACCATGACCTGCTTCCCAAGCTCTGCATCGGCCAGCTCTTGTAGCAGCTCTTCCACCTCTCATCTTGCCTCACCACCG CAGTCTCTTGCTGAGGTTCAGCATTTGCGTGCCAAAGCTCTGGCTTCCCCTACCCAGGAGGCCGCTGGTTTTCTCCTCAAGGACTCGTCTGGAGGGGGCGGCAGCAGCAAGAACTCCTCCTCCTGTGACACAGATGACTTTGTCATGGTGCCTGCTCACTTCACCA CAGGTGAGCTGACATGTGAGAGTAAAGTGCTACAGGACAGCCTAATGAACAGCGG GCCCACTGAGTTCTTGGGAAATAACTGTGGAGGTAACTATGGAAACCATGGACAGTCTTTGCCTATCCCAGTCCCCACTCAGGTCCACAACTACCAGCGCATGGAGCAGAACCTCCATTCTACCAAACAGGATGACTCACCACG actgTCGACACCAGTGCGGCGTTGCAGCAGTGGAAGTTCATTGGGTTTCACTCGGACTGGGCCGTCACCACCCTACGGGCAAGGAGCTGTCACTACAAACCGTAGGCTTTCCCTAGGAGGTGCCAGACCTTTCCAGCTCTCCCCTCAAG ctccTCAGTACACTGAATTCCGGCCAACTTCTCAGCAACACCCACAGACGACAGGACTGGGCACACGGCTCCACAGTGCTCCCTGTCTGTTGGAGTGTGCCGGTGGCAACGGCAGACACAAGATGCGTAAGCAGTTTTCAGACCCAGTGGTAGTCCCTTCGGCAGGCCTGATGGCTGTCTGCCCCCTACACTCGTCACCCAGACTGAGTGAACTAATGCAGCGCAACCCTCTTCCCACTATCCTGGGCTCGCCTTCTAGG ACTATGCCTCCGTTTGAATTCCCTAAGCCTCCCAGCTCACCGAACCTTGTGACCTTCCTTACACAGCAAGGTTTAGTCATGGGCTCGCCTTGCAGCAGGACTGTCCCAGTAGAGCCTAGAGAGCCAGGACTGCAAGCATCTCCACAGATCACCCAACCTCCACACTGCATCCACAGACTTAATGATGATACCAAGTGTTTTGGAAG GTCTCAGAGTGCTGGTCGTCTGTCTGACATGCTGCTGATGGCTGCATTTGGACCAGGTGGACCTGCAGGTGAACGAGGCAGCACAGAGAACCTGACTACAGAAAAAGCCATAGACATAACAG TGCCCCCCAGTGGTGGAGGAGGACTTGCCAGCAGCCCAGCACAAGTGGTTTTCACTGTGGGCTCTCCTCCCAGCGGCAGCACCCCACCTCATACCTCCAGACAGAGGAAATACTCAG GCTCATTCACTTCAGTCAGCCCCGCAAGCTCCTTCACGAGCCGGCACCCACTGGCAGGCACCTATCTGGATGGCTTTGAAGCACCTTCTAGTCCTCGTTACAGTTTCACTGATCCTATCACAGCCAACATGGGCGGTCCTGTAACCTTCGAGGCTCCTGAACTGCCTGAGGAGACACTGATGGAG CAGGAGCATACAGACACTGTACAAAGACTGCGTTTCATGTTGGATTTCGCCCGCTGTCTGATTGAGGTGGCTGGAGCCCGGAGTGTTGCGGTGGGGGGGGAGCAGAGGGACATTTctcatccctccctccttcAACAGCAAAGCATGGTAGCCGATCAGATAAGCTCACTGAGCCGAGAGTGGAG ttaTGCAGAACAGTTGGTTCTCTACCTAAAGACTGCAGAACTCTTGTCCACTGCCTTACATACAGCCATGGACCGAGTTAAACAGGGCAGACTCTACCCATCCGCTACAGTCAAACAAG TAGTGAGGAGGTTAAATGAGCTCTACAAGTCCAGTGTGGCATCATGTCGCTCACTCAGCACCCGTCTGGAGCGTTTCTTTTCCAGGAAGCACCGTCTAATAGACCAAATCACATCCATCACAGCTGAGCGCCTGCTATTCAACCACACTGTGCAGATG GTTCAAGCTGCTGCGCTGGATGAGATGTTCCACCATGGGGAAGCATCAGTTGTGCGCTACCATAAAGCTCTCCTGCTGATGGAAGGCTTGTCTCTGCTGCTCACTGAACATGAAGACATCCTCAGAGTTAGCAAAT gTAAGGAGTGCATTGAACGCCGCCTCACAGCTTTGCAGTCAGGGCTCTGTGTTTGA